A window of the Serratia sarumanii genome harbors these coding sequences:
- a CDS encoding response regulator — translation MNILLVEDDLQLGKALCRALELTGFNLCWVRLLADAENKLSPGGFDLMLLDLTLPDGDGLQKLIAWRAAGQNIPIIILTARDRIESLVNSLDSGADDFLAKPFALPELISRVKAVNRRMAGFASQTWSLGTLYLDPVNHQVTLDNELLMLSKKEYHLLHELMRCAGTVVRKAVLEQRLFGHGDSVESNSLEVHMHNLRRKIGKERIITVRGIGYLLKKE, via the coding sequence GTGAACATACTGTTGGTGGAAGACGACCTGCAATTAGGCAAGGCGCTGTGCCGCGCATTGGAGCTCACCGGCTTTAATTTGTGCTGGGTGCGCCTGCTCGCGGACGCGGAAAATAAACTTTCACCCGGCGGGTTCGACCTGATGCTGTTGGATCTCACGCTGCCGGACGGCGACGGTTTGCAAAAGCTGATCGCCTGGCGCGCCGCCGGGCAAAATATCCCCATCATCATCCTGACCGCCCGCGACCGCATCGAAAGCCTGGTGAACAGCCTGGATTCCGGCGCGGACGACTTTCTGGCCAAACCCTTTGCGCTGCCCGAGCTCATCTCACGCGTCAAGGCGGTCAACCGACGCATGGCGGGCTTCGCTTCGCAAACCTGGAGCCTCGGCACGCTGTATCTCGACCCGGTCAACCATCAGGTGACGCTGGATAACGAACTGCTGATGCTGTCGAAAAAAGAGTATCACCTGCTGCACGAGCTGATGCGCTGTGCCGGCACAGTGGTGCGCAAAGCGGTGTTGGAACAGCGGCTGTTCGGCCACGGCGACAGCGTGGAAAGCAACTCGCTGGAAGTGCACATGCATAATTTACGGCGCAAGATCGGTAAAGAAAGAATTATTACCGTACGCGGCATTGGTTATTTGCTGAAGAAAGAGTAG
- a CDS encoding ATP-binding protein: protein MIGFKSFFMRTIIFQVLAILLLWGILVAWVKYWYYPDMEKYFDNQQRIVAVGIANILDETGTDNIDYRGIIKTIEGMYIDSINNGMQDQIDYHPLFVVYDRDNRVLYSSQTQGEPLRLPPSVLSGSVKYAGANWHLAGSWSEKRQYRVIVGESFNDRTTLFGNPAESTAMPLLGILAAIIITLLFTAYFSLRPLRQIARTISDRQPGNLSPINVSEQYQEIRPVVVEVNKLMARIDAANQREKRFMADAAHELRTPIAAVLAQLHLLTQVSEQQERREIIGDMQQGLDRAASLSRQLINLAKLEAEDFPLKIEAVDIYAEIGKCIAQHVPYALEKDVELSLDGSEDVVVTTDRHALIAIFTNLLDNALKYAPPGSRIEAHIRSLAPLGCYITLRDNGPGVSEEHLPRLFERFYRVPGTQQTGSGLGLAIARNLADKIGAQLRVTEGLDDRGIGFIIDLPESYRPQTESEQRS from the coding sequence ATGATCGGTTTCAAATCCTTCTTTATGCGCACCATTATTTTCCAGGTCCTGGCCATTTTATTATTGTGGGGGATCCTCGTCGCCTGGGTGAAATATTGGTATTACCCCGACATGGAAAAATATTTCGATAACCAGCAACGCATCGTCGCCGTGGGTATCGCCAATATTCTCGATGAAACCGGCACCGACAATATCGATTACCGCGGCATCATCAAGACCATTGAAGGCATGTACATTGATTCCATCAATAACGGCATGCAGGATCAAATCGATTACCACCCGCTGTTCGTGGTTTACGATCGGGACAACCGGGTGCTTTACAGTTCGCAAACGCAGGGAGAACCGCTGCGCCTGCCGCCTTCGGTGCTGTCGGGCTCCGTTAAGTACGCCGGCGCCAACTGGCATCTTGCCGGCAGCTGGAGCGAAAAGCGTCAGTACCGGGTGATCGTCGGCGAGTCGTTCAACGATCGCACCACGCTGTTCGGTAACCCGGCGGAAAGCACTGCCATGCCGCTGCTGGGCATTCTGGCGGCGATCATCATCACCTTGCTGTTTACCGCCTACTTCAGCCTGCGGCCGCTGCGCCAGATCGCCCGCACCATCTCCGATCGCCAGCCGGGTAATCTGTCGCCGATCAACGTCAGCGAGCAGTATCAGGAAATCCGGCCGGTGGTGGTGGAGGTCAACAAGCTGATGGCGCGCATCGACGCCGCCAACCAGCGCGAAAAACGCTTTATGGCCGATGCGGCGCACGAACTGCGCACGCCGATCGCCGCCGTGCTGGCGCAGCTGCATCTGCTGACCCAGGTCAGCGAGCAGCAGGAGCGCCGGGAGATCATCGGCGACATGCAGCAGGGGCTAGATCGCGCGGCGTCGCTGTCGCGCCAGTTGATCAACCTGGCCAAGCTGGAGGCGGAAGATTTTCCGCTGAAAATCGAGGCGGTGGACATCTACGCAGAGATCGGAAAATGCATCGCGCAGCACGTCCCCTATGCGCTGGAAAAGGATGTGGAACTCTCGCTCGACGGCAGCGAGGACGTGGTGGTAACCACCGATCGCCATGCGCTGATCGCCATCTTCACCAACCTGCTGGACAACGCACTCAAGTACGCACCGCCCGGCAGCCGCATCGAAGCCCATATCCGTTCGCTGGCACCGCTCGGCTGCTATATTACGTTGCGCGACAACGGCCCCGGAGTGAGCGAAGAGCACCTTCCGCGCCTGTTTGAACGCTTTTACCGCGTGCCCGGCACGCAGCAGACCGGCAGCGGACTGGGATTGGCCATCGCCCGGAACCTGGCCGATAAGATCGGCGCGCAGCTGCGCGTCACCGAAGGCCTCGACGATCGCGGCATCGGTTTTATTATCGATTTGCCGGAAAGTTACCGGCCACAGACTGAGAGTGAACAACGATCATGA
- a CDS encoding GNAT family N-acetyltransferase, protein MSAPVLLQRQQLDRLWDIDRSEIIDTLYRLQDGKLQAYPDYYDVRGWDPHDRETYTPIHEACFDRGGAFFARFEGEEIVAAAALDTEPRGPQRDLRQLLFFYVSAHQRGQGLGKQLFQLCQRQAAQEGAAGLYVSSIPNKSTVDFYLAQGCRLIERPDAELFAREPEDIHLVCPCR, encoded by the coding sequence ATGAGCGCCCCTGTCCTGCTGCAACGGCAGCAACTCGACCGACTATGGGATATTGACCGCAGCGAAATCATCGACACCCTGTATCGCCTGCAGGACGGTAAACTGCAAGCCTACCCGGACTACTACGACGTGCGCGGTTGGGATCCGCACGACCGGGAAACCTATACGCCGATCCATGAAGCCTGCTTCGATCGCGGCGGCGCGTTCTTCGCGCGGTTCGAAGGCGAGGAGATCGTGGCGGCGGCGGCGCTGGATACCGAGCCGCGCGGCCCGCAGCGGGATCTGCGCCAGCTGCTGTTCTTTTACGTCAGCGCGCACCAACGCGGCCAGGGGTTAGGCAAGCAGCTGTTCCAGCTCTGCCAGCGTCAGGCGGCGCAAGAAGGCGCCGCCGGGCTGTACGTCTCTTCCATCCCCAACAAAAGCACCGTAGACTTCTATCTGGCGCAAGGGTGCCGGCTCATCGAGCGCCCGGATGCCGAGCTGTTCGCCCGCGAGCCGGAGGATATTCACCTGGTCTGCCCTTGCCGCTAG